Proteins co-encoded in one Gadus morhua chromosome 6, gadMor3.0, whole genome shotgun sequence genomic window:
- the trim36 gene encoding E3 ubiquitin-protein ligase TRIM36 isoform X3 — protein MSDSEDMTEFASIVERIERGEVPIKNIERELICPICKELFTHPLILPCQHSVCHKCVRELLMLSHDDSFDAGSECSMPGSPRSRVPSPSMERLDRLVRSGGSRGSMSSPGWRRNSVTPRVTAIPCPGCQHDIELGERGISMLFRNFTLENIVERYRQAARAAVAIMCNVCKPPLPPQEATKSCMDCKASYCNECFKLNHPWGTPKAQHEYVGPTTNFRPKVLMCPEHEMEKVNMYCEVCRRPVCHLCKLGGSHANHKVTSMSSAYKILKEKLAKSIHYLISKEDQVRTQISDLDVLIKQTEENGQLSEREAIAHFDRLFETLQERKTEMLRSIDQSRNRRLDQLKGQVEEYQGMLENSGLVGYAQEVLKETDQSCFVQTAKQLHVRIQRATESLRTFHPASNPCFDEFVLDTSKEEMLLKEMCFGGVPDPPLIDLSRSRVYNEATICWRLSDDHIATDHQLLEYRRLGGRGQSPAPPQEDGVDSGSWRTTERVYGASTVVCDLEPDSLYAFRVRSCRSSMYSPYSPEVTFHTPPAPAFGFLFNDKCGFSAERLVLSKRRDSVESQAGMAFLLASERVQTGSYIGLDYIIGDMGITQGRHFWAFRVEAHSYMVKVGVASDTKLLEWFHNPRDTSSPRYDQDSGHDSGSEDACYELSQPFTLLTLGMGKLFIPKASASSVSSSSALVSTAASERVLPMPQRVGVCLDYDAGRVYFYDADTMRCLYERQVECSGTMYPAFGLMGGGRVHLEDFITAKRLTF, from the exons ATGTCGGATTCCGAGGATATGACGGAGTTTGCCAGTATCgtggagaggatagagagaggagag GTCCCCATCAAGAACATTGAGAGGGAGCTCATCTGCCCCATCTGCAAGGAACTCTTCACCCACCCGCTGATCCTGCCCTGCCAGCACAGCGTCTGTCATAAATGcgtccgcgagctgctgatgcTCAGCCACGACGACTCGTTCGACGCCGGCTCGGAGTGCTCCATGCCCGGTAGCCCCCGGTCCAGGgtgccctccccctccatggAGAGACTGGACCGGCTAGTCCGATCAGGTGGGTCCCGGG GTTCCATGTCGTCCCCCGGCTGGCGGAGGAACTCGGTGACCCCCCGGGTCACGGCCATCCCGTGCCCGGGCTGCCAGCACGACATCGAGCTGGGCGAGCGTGGCATCAGCATGCTGTTCCGCAACTTCACGCTGGAGAACATCGTGGAGCGCTACCGGCAGGCGGCCCGCGCCGCCGTGGCCATCATGTGCAACGTGTGCaagccgccgctgccgccgcagGAGGCCACCAAGAGCTGCATGGACTGCAAGGCCAGCTACTGCAACGAGTGCTTCAAGCTGAACCACCCCTGGGGAACCCCCAAGGCCCAGCACGAGTACGTGGGGCCCACCACCAACTTCAGGCCTAAG GTACTCATGTGTCCGGAGCACGAGATGGAGAAGGTGAACATGTACTGTGAGGTTTGCAGACGGCCCGTCTGTCACCTCTGCAAGCTGGGCGGTTCCCACGCCAACCACAAAGTCACCTCCATGAGCAGTGCCTACAAGATCCTCAAG GAGAAACTGGCCAAGAGTATCCATTACCTCATCAGTAAAGAGGACCAGGTCAGGACTCAGATTTCGGATCTGGATGTACTGATCAAGCAGACTGAG GAAAATGGGCAACTCTCGGAGCGGGAGGCCATCGCGCACTTCGACCGGCTGTTCGAAACCCTGCAGGAGAGGAAGACGGAGATGTTGCGGTCCATCGATCAGTCACGCAACCGACGCCTAGACCAGCTAAAGGGCCAG GTGGAGGAGTACCAGGGAATGCTGGAGAACAGTGGCCTGGTAGGCTACGCTCAAGAGGTTCTGAAAGAGACGGACCAGTCGTGCTTTGTACAGACGGCCAAGCAGCTGCACGTGAG AATCCAGAGGGCCACAGAGTCTCTTAGGACCTTCCACCCTGCGTCCAACCCCTGCTTCGATGAGTTTGTGCTGGACACGTCCAAAGAGGAGATGCTGCTGAAGGAGATGTGCTTCGGCGGAG TCCCTGACCCTCCTTTGATTGACCTATCACGTAGCAGAGTTTACAATGAAGCCACAATCTGCTGGAGGCTTTCTGATGACCACATAGCTACGGACCACCAGCTCCTGGAATACCGCAG GCTTGGGGGCCGGGGCCAGTCCCCAGCCCCGCCTCAGGAGGACGGTGTGGACTCGGGGTCCTGGAGGACCACCGAGCGGGTCTACGGCGCCAGCACCGTAGTCTGTGACCTGGAGCCCGACAGCCTGTACGCCTTCAGGGTCCGGAGCTGCCGTAGCTCCATGTACAGCCCCTACAGCCCGGAGGTCACCTTCcacaccccccccgccccag CGTTCGGGTTCCTCTTCAACGACAAGTGTGGCTTCAGCGCGGAGCGGCTGGTGCTGAGCAAGCGGCGCGACAGCGTGGAGAGCCAGGCGGGCATGGCCTTCCTGCTCGCCTCGGAGCGCGTGCAGACTGGCAGCTACATCGGCCTGGATTACATCATAGGGGACATGGGAATCACCCAAGGACG TCACTTCTGGGCATTCCGGGTGGAGGCGCACTCCTACATGGTcaaagtgggcgtggcctcggACACCAAGCTGCTCGAGTGGTTCCACAACCCCAGGGACACCAGCAGTCCTAG GTACGACCAGGACAGCGGCCACGACAGTGGCAGCGAGGACGCGTGCTACGAGCTCTCCCAGCCCTTCACCCTCCTCACACTGGGCATGGGCAAGCTCTTCATCCCCAAGGCCTCAgcttcctccgtctcctcctcctccgcgctGGTCTCCACGGCGGCCAGCGAGCGCGTGCTGCCCATGCCGCAGCGCGTGGGCGTGTGCCTGGACTACGACGCGGGCCGCGTCTACTTCTACGACGCCGACACCATGAGGTGCCTTTACGAGAGGCAGGTGGAGTGCTCCGGGACCATGTACCCTGCCTTCGGCCTCATGGGCGGAGGGAGGGTCCACCTTGAGGACTTCATCACGGCAAAGAGACTCACCTTCTAG
- the trim36 gene encoding E3 ubiquitin-protein ligase TRIM36 isoform X5, producing the protein MAAEVRRNSIAVPIKNIERELICPICKELFTHPLILPCQHSVCHKCVRELLMLSHDDSFDAGSECSMPGSPRSRVPSPSMERLDRLVRSGGSRGSMSSPGWRRNSVTPRVTAIPCPGCQHDIELGERGISMLFRNFTLENIVERYRQAARAAVAIMCNVCKPPLPPQEATKSCMDCKASYCNECFKLNHPWGTPKAQHEYVGPTTNFRPKVLMCPEHEMEKVNMYCEVCRRPVCHLCKLGGSHANHKVTSMSSAYKILKEKLAKSIHYLISKEDQVRTQISDLDVLIKQTEENGQLSEREAIAHFDRLFETLQERKTEMLRSIDQSRNRRLDQLKGQVEEYQGMLENSGLVGYAQEVLKETDQSCFVQTAKQLHVRIQRATESLRTFHPASNPCFDEFVLDTSKEEMLLKEMCFGGVPDPPLIDLSRSRVYNEATICWRLSDDHIATDHQLLEYRRLGGRGQSPAPPQEDGVDSGSWRTTERVYGASTVVCDLEPDSLYAFRVRSCRSSMYSPYSPEVTFHTPPAPAFGFLFNDKCGFSAERLVLSKRRDSVESQAGMAFLLASERVQTGSYIGLDYIIGDMGITQGRHFWAFRVEAHSYMVKVGVASDTKLLEWFHNPRDTSSPRYDQDSGHDSGSEDACYELSQPFTLLTLGMGKLFIPKASASSVSSSSALVSTAASERVLPMPQRVGVCLDYDAGRVYFYDADTMRCLYERQVECSGTMYPAFGLMGGGRVHLEDFITAKRLTF; encoded by the exons ATGGCTGCAGAAGTGCGGCGTAACTCCATCGCG GTCCCCATCAAGAACATTGAGAGGGAGCTCATCTGCCCCATCTGCAAGGAACTCTTCACCCACCCGCTGATCCTGCCCTGCCAGCACAGCGTCTGTCATAAATGcgtccgcgagctgctgatgcTCAGCCACGACGACTCGTTCGACGCCGGCTCGGAGTGCTCCATGCCCGGTAGCCCCCGGTCCAGGgtgccctccccctccatggAGAGACTGGACCGGCTAGTCCGATCAGGTGGGTCCCGGG GTTCCATGTCGTCCCCCGGCTGGCGGAGGAACTCGGTGACCCCCCGGGTCACGGCCATCCCGTGCCCGGGCTGCCAGCACGACATCGAGCTGGGCGAGCGTGGCATCAGCATGCTGTTCCGCAACTTCACGCTGGAGAACATCGTGGAGCGCTACCGGCAGGCGGCCCGCGCCGCCGTGGCCATCATGTGCAACGTGTGCaagccgccgctgccgccgcagGAGGCCACCAAGAGCTGCATGGACTGCAAGGCCAGCTACTGCAACGAGTGCTTCAAGCTGAACCACCCCTGGGGAACCCCCAAGGCCCAGCACGAGTACGTGGGGCCCACCACCAACTTCAGGCCTAAG GTACTCATGTGTCCGGAGCACGAGATGGAGAAGGTGAACATGTACTGTGAGGTTTGCAGACGGCCCGTCTGTCACCTCTGCAAGCTGGGCGGTTCCCACGCCAACCACAAAGTCACCTCCATGAGCAGTGCCTACAAGATCCTCAAG GAGAAACTGGCCAAGAGTATCCATTACCTCATCAGTAAAGAGGACCAGGTCAGGACTCAGATTTCGGATCTGGATGTACTGATCAAGCAGACTGAG GAAAATGGGCAACTCTCGGAGCGGGAGGCCATCGCGCACTTCGACCGGCTGTTCGAAACCCTGCAGGAGAGGAAGACGGAGATGTTGCGGTCCATCGATCAGTCACGCAACCGACGCCTAGACCAGCTAAAGGGCCAG GTGGAGGAGTACCAGGGAATGCTGGAGAACAGTGGCCTGGTAGGCTACGCTCAAGAGGTTCTGAAAGAGACGGACCAGTCGTGCTTTGTACAGACGGCCAAGCAGCTGCACGTGAG AATCCAGAGGGCCACAGAGTCTCTTAGGACCTTCCACCCTGCGTCCAACCCCTGCTTCGATGAGTTTGTGCTGGACACGTCCAAAGAGGAGATGCTGCTGAAGGAGATGTGCTTCGGCGGAG TCCCTGACCCTCCTTTGATTGACCTATCACGTAGCAGAGTTTACAATGAAGCCACAATCTGCTGGAGGCTTTCTGATGACCACATAGCTACGGACCACCAGCTCCTGGAATACCGCAG GCTTGGGGGCCGGGGCCAGTCCCCAGCCCCGCCTCAGGAGGACGGTGTGGACTCGGGGTCCTGGAGGACCACCGAGCGGGTCTACGGCGCCAGCACCGTAGTCTGTGACCTGGAGCCCGACAGCCTGTACGCCTTCAGGGTCCGGAGCTGCCGTAGCTCCATGTACAGCCCCTACAGCCCGGAGGTCACCTTCcacaccccccccgccccag CGTTCGGGTTCCTCTTCAACGACAAGTGTGGCTTCAGCGCGGAGCGGCTGGTGCTGAGCAAGCGGCGCGACAGCGTGGAGAGCCAGGCGGGCATGGCCTTCCTGCTCGCCTCGGAGCGCGTGCAGACTGGCAGCTACATCGGCCTGGATTACATCATAGGGGACATGGGAATCACCCAAGGACG TCACTTCTGGGCATTCCGGGTGGAGGCGCACTCCTACATGGTcaaagtgggcgtggcctcggACACCAAGCTGCTCGAGTGGTTCCACAACCCCAGGGACACCAGCAGTCCTAG GTACGACCAGGACAGCGGCCACGACAGTGGCAGCGAGGACGCGTGCTACGAGCTCTCCCAGCCCTTCACCCTCCTCACACTGGGCATGGGCAAGCTCTTCATCCCCAAGGCCTCAgcttcctccgtctcctcctcctccgcgctGGTCTCCACGGCGGCCAGCGAGCGCGTGCTGCCCATGCCGCAGCGCGTGGGCGTGTGCCTGGACTACGACGCGGGCCGCGTCTACTTCTACGACGCCGACACCATGAGGTGCCTTTACGAGAGGCAGGTGGAGTGCTCCGGGACCATGTACCCTGCCTTCGGCCTCATGGGCGGAGGGAGGGTCCACCTTGAGGACTTCATCACGGCAAAGAGACTCACCTTCTAG